One genomic region from Microcella humidisoli encodes:
- the ffh gene encoding signal recognition particle protein: MATFGTLSDRLTATFTALRTKGKLSPADVDGTVREIRRALLDADVALPVVKDFTAAVRERALGDEVNKALNPAQQVVQIVNDELIAILGGQQRRLEFAKNPPTVIMLAGLQGAGKTTLAGKLAKWLKADGHTPLLVAADLQRPNAVQQLQVVAEQAGVAVFAPEPGNGVGNPVRVATDALKHAKTSLHDVVIVDTAGRLGVDAELMKQAADIRKAVDPDEVLFVIDAMIGQDAVTTAKAFQDGVDFTGVVLSKLDGDARGGAALSVASITGRPIMFASTGEGLDDFEPFYPDRMASRILDLGDILTLIEQAQKAFDEEDARKTAEKFATDSFTLEDFLAQMQQLKNMGSIKGMLGMLPGARGMREQLDNFDERELVRTEAIIQSMTPAERRVPKLLNGSRRLRIARGSGTTVTEVNSLVTRFEQAAKMMKTVAKGGMPQIPGMGPMPGMGGGGGAATARKAAAKKKGKGASKSGNPAKRAAEEAARAQGLKPGTAAGASGAGFGLGGGAPAGAQPSAEDLATIQKLLGR; this comes from the coding sequence ATGGCGACTTTCGGCACTCTCTCCGACCGGCTCACCGCGACCTTCACGGCGCTGCGCACGAAGGGCAAGCTCAGCCCCGCCGATGTCGACGGCACGGTGCGCGAGATCCGCCGCGCGCTGCTCGACGCCGACGTGGCCCTGCCGGTCGTCAAGGACTTCACTGCGGCGGTGCGCGAGCGGGCGCTCGGCGACGAGGTCAACAAGGCGCTCAACCCGGCGCAGCAGGTCGTGCAGATCGTCAACGACGAGCTCATCGCCATTCTGGGCGGTCAGCAGCGTCGACTCGAGTTCGCGAAGAACCCGCCGACGGTCATCATGCTCGCGGGCCTCCAGGGTGCCGGCAAGACGACGCTCGCCGGCAAGCTCGCGAAGTGGCTGAAGGCGGATGGCCACACGCCGTTGCTCGTCGCGGCCGACCTGCAGCGACCCAACGCCGTGCAGCAGCTGCAGGTGGTGGCCGAGCAGGCCGGGGTCGCGGTGTTCGCGCCCGAGCCCGGCAACGGTGTCGGCAACCCCGTCAGGGTCGCGACCGACGCGCTGAAGCACGCGAAGACCTCGCTGCACGACGTCGTCATCGTCGACACGGCGGGCCGACTCGGCGTCGATGCCGAGCTCATGAAGCAGGCCGCCGACATCCGCAAGGCTGTCGACCCCGACGAGGTGCTCTTCGTCATCGACGCGATGATCGGTCAAGACGCGGTCACGACCGCGAAGGCCTTCCAAGACGGCGTCGACTTCACGGGCGTCGTGCTGTCGAAGCTGGATGGCGACGCGCGCGGCGGTGCCGCGCTCAGCGTCGCGAGCATCACGGGCCGACCGATCATGTTCGCCTCGACGGGCGAGGGCCTCGACGACTTCGAGCCCTTCTACCCCGACCGCATGGCGAGCCGCATTCTCGACCTCGGCGACATCCTGACCCTCATCGAGCAGGCCCAGAAGGCCTTCGATGAAGAAGACGCGCGCAAGACGGCCGAGAAGTTCGCGACCGACAGCTTCACGCTCGAAGACTTCCTCGCTCAGATGCAGCAGCTCAAGAACATGGGCTCGATCAAGGGCATGCTGGGCATGCTGCCGGGCGCGCGCGGCATGCGCGAGCAGCTCGACAACTTCGACGAGCGCGAGCTCGTGCGCACCGAGGCGATCATCCAGTCGATGACGCCCGCCGAGCGACGCGTGCCCAAGCTGCTCAACGGCTCACGTCGCCTGCGCATCGCCCGCGGGTCGGGCACGACCGTCACCGAGGTCAACTCGCTCGTCACACGCTTCGAGCAGGCGGCGAAGATGATGAAGACCGTCGCGAAGGGCGGCATGCCGCAGATTCCCGGCATGGGCCCGATGCCCGGCATGGGCGGCGGCGGGGGAGCGGCGACGGCCCGCAAGGCCGCGGCGAAGAAGAAGGGCAAGGGCGCGTCGAAGTCGGGCAACCCGGCGAAGCGCGCGGCCGAGGAAGCCGCTCGCGCGCAAGGGCTCAAGCCCGGTACGGCGGCGGGCGCATCCGGAGCCGGATTCGGACTCGGCGGGGGCGCACCCGCTGGCGCGCAGCCGAGCGCGGAGGATCTCGCGACCATCCAGAAGCTGCTCGGCCGCTGA
- a CDS encoding phosphocholine cytidylyltransferase family protein, producing MTTQVVILAAGMGSRLGRELPKPLTELSDGRTIMRQQHDNIAAAFGTDVTITTVVGYKLEHIIDAFPEVEYVYNEQYDQTNTSKSLLRALKATGKHGVLWMNGDVVFDPQVLVRVASLVHADRSFVSVNTSTVSDEEVKYTVDAEGFIQKLSKTVAEGLGEAVGINYISSRDKAVLMHHLARCADQDYFERGIELAIEHDGITVEPVDISDLYAVEIDFAEDLERANLHV from the coding sequence ATGACCACTCAGGTCGTCATTCTCGCCGCAGGCATGGGCAGCCGTCTCGGCCGCGAGCTGCCGAAGCCGCTGACCGAACTCAGCGACGGGCGCACCATCATGCGCCAGCAGCACGACAACATCGCCGCCGCGTTCGGCACCGACGTGACCATCACGACCGTCGTGGGCTACAAGCTCGAGCACATCATCGACGCGTTCCCCGAGGTCGAGTACGTCTATAACGAGCAGTACGACCAGACCAACACCTCGAAGAGCCTGCTGCGCGCCCTCAAAGCCACCGGCAAGCACGGTGTGCTCTGGATGAACGGCGACGTCGTCTTCGACCCGCAGGTTCTCGTGCGGGTCGCGAGCCTCGTGCACGCCGACCGCTCGTTCGTGAGCGTCAACACCTCGACGGTCAGCGACGAAGAGGTCAAGTACACCGTCGACGCCGAGGGCTTCATCCAGAAGCTGTCGAAGACCGTCGCCGAGGGGCTCGGCGAGGCCGTCGGCATCAACTACATCTCGAGCCGCGACAAGGCCGTGCTCATGCACCACCTCGCACGCTGCGCCGACCAGGACTACTTCGAGCGCGGCATCGAGCTCGCGATCGAGCACGACGGCATCACCGTCGAGCCCGTCGACATCAGCGACCTCTACGCCGTCGAGATCGACTTCGCCGAAGACCTCGAGCGCGCCAACCTGCACGTCTGA
- a CDS encoding ABC transporter permease, whose amino-acid sequence MTSALPPRPARTPAQVYRQSLWLLTSRDLKVRYSTSVLGYLWSVLDPLVMAVIYWFVFTQIVDRAIGNEPYIVFLLAGLLPWMWFNGAVGDATRAFIKDAKLVRSTRIPRTVWVNRIVLSKGIEFIAALPVIAVFAIIFGAPLTAGVLWLPLAIALQAVLTVGLGLIIAPLVVFFRDLERAVKLILRFLFYASPIIYGLGDLPDGLDLWASFNPLAGIISLYRASFFPDQLDARAVLIAAAMSLVILGVGMLVFRRMVPAVLKEV is encoded by the coding sequence GTGACCTCCGCCCTGCCGCCGCGCCCCGCGCGCACCCCCGCGCAGGTGTACCGCCAGTCGCTCTGGCTGCTGACGAGCCGCGACCTCAAGGTCCGCTACTCGACGTCGGTGCTCGGCTACCTCTGGTCGGTGCTCGACCCGCTCGTCATGGCGGTCATCTACTGGTTCGTCTTCACGCAGATCGTCGACCGCGCGATCGGCAACGAGCCGTACATCGTGTTCCTGCTCGCGGGCCTGCTGCCGTGGATGTGGTTCAACGGCGCCGTCGGCGACGCGACGCGGGCGTTCATCAAAGACGCGAAGCTCGTGCGCTCCACGCGCATCCCCCGCACCGTCTGGGTGAACCGCATCGTGCTCTCGAAGGGCATCGAGTTCATCGCGGCGCTGCCCGTCATCGCGGTGTTCGCCATCATCTTCGGGGCACCACTCACCGCGGGCGTGCTCTGGCTGCCCCTCGCGATCGCCCTGCAGGCCGTGCTGACAGTGGGTCTCGGGCTCATCATCGCGCCGTTGGTCGTCTTCTTCCGCGACCTCGAGCGCGCCGTGAAGCTCATCCTGCGCTTCCTGTTCTATGCATCGCCCATCATCTACGGGCTCGGCGACCTGCCCGACGGGCTCGACCTGTGGGCGTCGTTCAACCCGCTCGCCGGCATCATCTCGCTGTACCGGGCGAGCTTCTTCCCCGATCAATTGGATGCTCGAGCCGTGCTCATCGCGGCCGCCATGAGCCTCGTCATCCTCGGCGTCGGCATGCTCGTGTTCCGGCGCATGGTGCCCGCCGTGCTGAAGGAGGTCTGA
- the ftsY gene encoding signal recognition particle-docking protein FtsY, translating to MADRTWSLGGALKGLFTNPTIDDDTWDDLESALIGADFGPDLADEILDELRANVAKYKTTDPRDLKRMLREALEERLAAHDPTLTLSNRPAVVLVVGVNGVGKTTTIGKFAKFLTGYGRTVVVGAADTFRAAAVDQLATWAERAGAQVVRPQHAGQDPASVAYQTVQFAIDNGVEIAIIDTAGRLQTKAGLMDELGKVTRVIEKLAPIAEVLLVLDGTTGQNGLAQAEAFIESAGVTGLVVTKLDGSAKGGFVLRVQQQTGIPIKLIGQGEGIGDLTGFTPHVFAASLVP from the coding sequence GTGGCCGACCGCACCTGGAGCCTCGGCGGCGCCCTCAAGGGCCTCTTCACGAACCCGACGATCGACGACGACACGTGGGACGACCTCGAGTCCGCGTTGATCGGCGCCGACTTCGGGCCCGACCTGGCCGACGAGATCCTCGACGAGCTGCGCGCGAACGTCGCGAAGTACAAGACCACCGATCCGCGCGATCTCAAGCGCATGCTGCGCGAGGCCCTTGAAGAGCGTCTCGCCGCGCACGACCCGACGCTGACGCTCAGCAACCGCCCTGCGGTCGTTCTCGTGGTCGGGGTCAACGGTGTGGGCAAGACCACGACGATCGGCAAGTTCGCGAAATTCCTGACCGGATACGGGCGCACGGTCGTCGTCGGCGCGGCCGACACGTTCCGGGCGGCGGCGGTCGACCAGCTCGCGACCTGGGCCGAGCGCGCGGGAGCGCAGGTCGTGCGGCCGCAGCACGCGGGGCAGGACCCGGCGAGCGTCGCCTATCAGACGGTGCAGTTCGCGATCGACAACGGTGTCGAGATCGCGATCATCGACACGGCTGGCCGGCTGCAGACCAAGGCGGGCCTCATGGATGAACTGGGCAAGGTCACCCGCGTCATCGAGAAGCTCGCGCCGATCGCCGAGGTGCTGCTCGTGCTCGACGGTACGACCGGACAGAACGGCCTCGCGCAGGCCGAGGCGTTCATCGAGAGCGCGGGGGTGACGGGGCTCGTCGTCACGAAGCTCGACGGCTCGGCCAAGGGCGGCTTCGTGCTGCGTGTGCAGCAGCAGACGGGCATCCCGATCAAGCTCATCGGTCAGGGGGAGGGCATCGGCGACCTGACGGGCTTCACGCCCCACGTCTTCGCCGCGAGCCTGGTGCCTTAG
- a CDS encoding ABC transporter ATP-binding protein, producing the protein MEAETVIRVAGAGIRFRRNRRGRRSFKDLFAGSKRRSRPDEFWALRGVDVEVRAGEAIGVVGRNGQGKSTLLKLVAGVMLPDEGTVEVHGGVAPLIEITGGFVDDLTVRENLYLTAGLHGMTKAEIDARYDEIIDFAELRDFVGTPYKHLSSGMKVRLAFSVISRLEEPILLVDEVLAVGDKAFRDKCYQRIDELLAGGRTLFFVSHNERDLKRFCTRGLYLDKGSLVLDASIGKVLAAYNRDYGSTAV; encoded by the coding sequence ATGGAGGCCGAGACGGTCATCCGGGTCGCGGGCGCCGGCATCCGGTTCCGCCGCAATCGACGCGGCCGCCGCTCGTTCAAAGACCTCTTCGCGGGCTCGAAGCGCCGCTCGCGCCCCGACGAGTTCTGGGCGCTGCGCGGCGTCGATGTCGAGGTGCGCGCGGGCGAGGCGATCGGCGTCGTCGGCCGCAACGGCCAGGGGAAGTCGACCCTGCTCAAGCTCGTCGCGGGGGTCATGCTGCCCGACGAAGGCACGGTCGAGGTGCACGGCGGGGTCGCCCCGCTCATCGAGATCACGGGCGGATTCGTCGACGATCTCACGGTGCGCGAGAACCTGTACCTCACGGCCGGGCTCCACGGCATGACGAAGGCCGAGATCGACGCGCGCTACGACGAGATCATCGATTTCGCCGAGCTGCGCGACTTCGTCGGCACGCCCTACAAGCACCTCTCGAGCGGCATGAAGGTGCGACTCGCGTTCTCGGTCATCTCGCGCCTCGAAGAGCCGATTCTGCTCGTCGACGAGGTGCTCGCCGTGGGTGACAAGGCGTTCCGCGACAAGTGCTACCAGCGCATCGACGAACTGCTCGCGGGCGGTCGCACGCTGTTCTTCGTCTCGCACAACGAACGCGACCTCAAGCGCTTCTGCACGCGCGGGCTCTACCTCGACAAGGGCAGCCTGGTGCTCGATGCCTCGATCGGCAAGGTGCTCGCGGCCTACAACCGCGACTACGGCAGCACCGCGGTCTGA
- a CDS encoding DUF3039 domain-containing protein, translating into MATLDEPGGAGQGGGTDVLDRELEKLLNEEQLEDGDHERFSHYVPKNKIIESALTGKPVRALCGKKWTPGRDPEKFPICPDCQKIYEKMRDE; encoded by the coding sequence ATGGCGACACTGGACGAACCGGGCGGAGCAGGCCAGGGCGGCGGCACCGATGTGCTCGACCGCGAGCTCGAGAAGCTGCTGAACGAGGAGCAGCTGGAGGACGGCGACCACGAGCGCTTCTCGCACTACGTGCCCAAGAACAAGATCATCGAGTCGGCGCTGACCGGCAAGCCCGTGCGGGCTCTGTGCGGCAAGAAGTGGACGCCGGGGCGCGACCCCGAGAAGTTCCCCATCTGCCCCGACTGCCAGAAGATCTACGAGAAGATGCGCGACGAGTAG
- a CDS encoding ABC transporter permease, protein MVDHVLRLKLALLGSAFRPGATLARTLAVVVLGLAIGAAVILLALEVDVRLASHRAGLVIVASALSVAIAVAPLSAGLGSALEPRRFASYPIEPRRLAVTLAAAAAVGLPGVLAAVLGVGLELAWAGTGTAGAAIVAGVLAAAAIILMTQYLVAIGAQLAVSPAARRLVTAIARTVIVIAIAAAATTVLVVRGGGDDDALIAVARTLGNTPVGMLWAAPASDTGPLLARLLGGAIMLAVLALGWGWVVARLLEAPQRTRESASLSGLGWFDLVPATPAGVIAARSLLYWTRDSRYRAVILALPVAPVVMMLAFAVAGAPLPPLWLVPLPVLALFLGWFSHNDVAYDHTAVWMHVAAPVPGAADRWGRCVPPLVLGVPIVLVLSPLFALWSGVDGVLPALLGISIGLLLTGLGVSSVSSVIGAYPAARPGAGPFDQPPTLGARAGWSQSLALLAILAFMAPSVLVAGWGFADPSWFAVAGLAGAATGLGMLLLGIVVGGRAFRRRAPELLDLVMRT, encoded by the coding sequence GTGGTTGACCACGTTCTCCGACTGAAGCTCGCTCTGCTCGGGTCGGCGTTCCGTCCCGGAGCGACGCTCGCGCGCACGCTCGCAGTCGTGGTGCTCGGGCTCGCGATCGGTGCGGCGGTCATCCTGCTCGCCCTCGAGGTCGACGTGCGCCTCGCGAGCCACCGCGCGGGCCTCGTGATCGTCGCGAGCGCGCTCTCGGTCGCGATCGCCGTTGCCCCGCTCAGCGCGGGCCTCGGATCGGCCCTCGAGCCCCGCCGGTTCGCCTCGTACCCGATCGAGCCCCGCCGGCTCGCGGTCACCCTCGCGGCGGCGGCGGCCGTCGGCCTGCCGGGCGTGCTCGCGGCCGTCCTCGGAGTGGGTCTCGAACTCGCCTGGGCGGGCACCGGCACGGCCGGTGCGGCAATCGTCGCGGGCGTGCTCGCGGCTGCCGCGATCATCCTCATGACGCAGTACCTCGTCGCGATCGGCGCCCAGCTCGCGGTGTCGCCCGCGGCGCGGCGCCTCGTCACGGCCATCGCGCGCACCGTGATCGTCATCGCGATCGCCGCGGCGGCCACGACCGTGCTCGTCGTGCGCGGCGGCGGCGATGACGACGCGCTCATCGCGGTCGCGCGAACGCTCGGCAACACCCCGGTCGGCATGCTCTGGGCGGCGCCCGCGAGCGACACGGGCCCCCTGCTCGCCCGCCTGCTGGGCGGCGCCATCATGCTCGCGGTGCTCGCCCTCGGCTGGGGCTGGGTCGTCGCGCGACTGCTCGAGGCGCCGCAGCGCACGCGCGAATCGGCCTCGCTCTCGGGTCTCGGCTGGTTCGACCTCGTTCCCGCGACGCCGGCGGGAGTCATCGCGGCGCGCAGCCTGCTCTACTGGACGCGCGACTCGCGGTACCGTGCGGTGATCCTCGCTCTGCCCGTCGCACCCGTGGTCATGATGCTGGCCTTCGCCGTGGCCGGGGCGCCGCTGCCGCCGCTGTGGCTCGTGCCCCTACCCGTGCTCGCGCTCTTCCTTGGCTGGTTCAGCCACAACGACGTCGCCTACGACCACACCGCCGTCTGGATGCACGTGGCCGCCCCCGTGCCCGGGGCCGCCGACCGCTGGGGCCGCTGCGTCCCTCCGCTCGTGCTCGGCGTGCCGATCGTGCTCGTCCTCTCGCCGCTCTTCGCACTGTGGTCGGGGGTCGACGGCGTGCTGCCCGCGCTCCTCGGCATCAGCATCGGCCTGCTGCTCACCGGGCTCGGGGTTTCGAGCGTCAGCTCGGTCATCGGCGCGTACCCCGCCGCGCGTCCGGGGGCCGGGCCCTTCGACCAGCCGCCGACGCTGGGCGCGCGCGCCGGGTGGTCGCAGTCGCTCGCGCTGCTCGCGATCCTCGCGTTCATGGCCCCGTCCGTGCTCGTGGCCGGCTGGGGCTTCGCTGATCCCTCCTGGTTCGCCGTCGCCGGCCTCGCCGGTGCGGCGACGGGGCTCGGGATGCTGCTGCTGGGCATCGTCGTCGGCGGGCGGGCGTTCCGGCGCCGGGCGCCCGAGCTGCTCGATCTCGTGATGCGCACCTAG
- a CDS encoding ABC transporter ATP-binding protein, which yields MPRPKPLAPVVLEVSGLRKRFGTSTAVDDVSLTVRRGSIFGFVGPNGAGKTTTLSMVTGLLRPDAGTVVVGGTDVWAAPTTAKRKIGVLPDRMRLFDRLTGAQMLYYAAVLHGLDRSAARSRSDDLALALGLDGSLDRPVRDYSVGMVKKISLAAALIHSPSVLVLDEPFESVDPVSTAQAVDLLQRFAAAGGTVVLSSHNMDLVERVCDSVAVIVEGRILAAGTLDEVRAGESLEERFVELAGGRVAVEGLEWLTTFSD from the coding sequence GTGCCGCGGCCGAAGCCGCTCGCGCCCGTGGTGCTCGAGGTCTCGGGGTTGCGCAAGCGGTTCGGTACCTCCACCGCCGTCGATGACGTGAGCTTGACCGTGCGTCGTGGCTCGATCTTCGGCTTCGTCGGGCCGAACGGCGCGGGCAAGACCACGACGCTCTCGATGGTGACGGGGCTGCTGCGACCGGATGCGGGCACCGTGGTCGTCGGTGGCACCGACGTCTGGGCGGCACCCACGACCGCGAAACGCAAGATCGGCGTTCTGCCCGACCGCATGCGGCTGTTCGACCGGCTCACGGGAGCCCAGATGCTCTACTACGCCGCCGTGCTGCACGGGCTCGACCGTTCCGCCGCACGGTCGCGCAGTGACGACCTGGCGCTCGCGCTCGGCCTCGACGGCTCGCTCGACCGCCCGGTACGCGACTACTCCGTGGGCATGGTGAAGAAGATCTCCCTCGCCGCCGCGCTCATCCACTCACCCTCGGTGCTCGTGCTCGACGAGCCCTTCGAGTCGGTCGACCCGGTCTCGACCGCGCAGGCCGTCGACCTCCTGCAGCGCTTCGCCGCCGCGGGCGGCACGGTCGTGCTCTCGAGCCACAACATGGATCTGGTCGAGCGCGTGTGCGACAGCGTCGCCGTCATCGTCGAAGGGCGCATCCTCGCCGCGGGCACCCTCGACGAGGTGCGCGCGGGCGAGAGCCTGGAGGAGCGCTTCGTCGAGCTCGCGGGCGGACGCGTCGCGGTGGAGGGCCTGGAGTGGTTGACCACGTTCTCCGACTGA
- a CDS encoding CDP-glycerol glycerophosphotransferase family protein, whose amino-acid sequence MKIVGQFKTARRIVRDLLRSRRNRNALAVRLETETPPAAGTIEIAVYFADTRVNLYQIRQWYAPLAELAREHPVAIISRSPGTMMTLLDEAPVPAVYLRKVTDLERFVAEQPLRIVFYVNQNTKNFQMFRYGRMWHVFINHGESDKMYMTTNQYKAYDYAFIAGDAARERLARKLWDYDLDRKTLQIGRPQADHFAGETPYTPDDRTVVLYAPTWEGDRPAAAYGSIASHGEALVDALLATGRHRIVYRPHPRSGVVSREYRDANRRIIAALERANAADPSAQHVHDTGSALGWQLAAADVAITDISAMVYDRLATGRPLIIARPASPEAEIDDTGYLSACEWLRAEEAPDVVPLVDRVLTSTEAHKTLTHWVTRYFGDTTPGAATARFHAAVDALYAEWERVAAIHALDPITSESNPFDDEDDEDEAPSGD is encoded by the coding sequence GTGAAGATCGTCGGGCAGTTCAAGACGGCACGCCGCATCGTGCGCGACCTGCTGCGCTCGCGCCGCAACCGCAACGCGCTCGCCGTGCGGCTCGAGACCGAGACGCCTCCGGCTGCCGGCACGATCGAGATCGCCGTGTACTTCGCCGACACGCGCGTGAACCTGTACCAGATCCGGCAGTGGTACGCGCCCCTCGCCGAGCTCGCGCGCGAGCATCCCGTCGCCATCATCAGCCGCAGCCCCGGAACGATGATGACCCTGCTCGACGAGGCCCCCGTGCCCGCCGTCTACCTGCGCAAGGTCACCGACCTCGAGCGCTTCGTGGCCGAGCAGCCGCTGCGCATCGTGTTCTACGTCAACCAGAACACCAAGAACTTCCAGATGTTCCGCTACGGCCGCATGTGGCACGTGTTCATCAACCACGGCGAGTCCGACAAGATGTACATGACCACCAACCAGTACAAGGCCTACGACTACGCGTTCATCGCGGGCGATGCCGCCCGCGAACGCCTCGCGCGCAAGCTCTGGGACTACGACCTCGATCGCAAGACACTGCAGATCGGGCGTCCGCAGGCCGACCACTTCGCCGGCGAGACGCCCTACACGCCCGACGATCGCACCGTCGTGCTGTACGCGCCCACGTGGGAGGGCGACCGGCCGGCGGCGGCGTACGGCTCGATCGCGAGCCATGGCGAGGCCCTCGTGGATGCCCTGCTCGCGACCGGCCGCCACCGCATCGTCTACCGCCCGCACCCGCGCAGCGGGGTCGTGAGCCGTGAGTACCGCGACGCCAATCGGCGCATCATCGCGGCTCTGGAGCGCGCCAACGCCGCCGACCCCTCAGCCCAGCACGTGCACGACACGGGGTCGGCGCTCGGCTGGCAGCTCGCCGCCGCCGACGTCGCGATCACCGACATCTCGGCGATGGTCTACGACCGGCTCGCGACCGGTCGGCCCCTCATCATCGCGCGGCCGGCGTCGCCCGAGGCCGAGATCGACGACACGGGCTATCTGAGCGCCTGCGAGTGGCTGCGGGCCGAGGAGGCCCCCGATGTCGTGCCGCTCGTCGACCGCGTTCTCACGAGCACCGAGGCGCACAAGACGCTCACGCACTGGGTGACGCGCTACTTCGGCGACACGACTCCGGGGGCGGCGACGGCTCGGTTCCACGCCGCGGTCGACGCGCTCTACGCCGAGTGGGAGCGCGTGGCGGCCATCCACGCGCTCGATCCGATCACGTCGGAGTCGAACCCTTTCGACGACGAAGACGACGAGGACGAGGCTCCTTCGGGGGACTGA
- a CDS encoding gamma carbonic anhydrase family protein, translated as MRRAIFGHDPQVDATAWVAPTATLIGQVRIHPRASVFYGAVLRADRDAIELGEGSNLQDNVTVHGDPGKPTIVGRGVSVGHNAMLHGCTIEDDCLIGMSATVLNGAVIGRESLVAAGAVVLEGTFVPPRSLVAGVPAKVRRELTDDEVAGIRRNAETYLMLSAEHAALER; from the coding sequence ATGCGACGCGCGATCTTCGGTCACGACCCCCAGGTGGATGCCACGGCGTGGGTCGCCCCGACCGCGACGCTCATCGGCCAGGTGCGCATCCACCCGCGCGCCTCGGTGTTCTACGGTGCCGTGCTGCGCGCCGATCGCGACGCCATCGAACTCGGCGAGGGCTCGAACCTGCAGGACAACGTGACCGTGCACGGCGACCCCGGCAAGCCGACGATCGTCGGCCGCGGCGTGAGCGTCGGCCACAACGCGATGCTGCACGGCTGCACGATCGAGGACGACTGCCTCATCGGCATGAGTGCCACGGTGCTCAACGGCGCGGTCATCGGGCGCGAGTCGCTCGTCGCCGCCGGCGCCGTCGTGCTCGAGGGCACGTTCGTGCCGCCGCGGTCGCTTGTGGCAGGCGTGCCCGCGAAGGTGCGGCGCGAGCTGACCGACGACGAGGTGGCGGGCATCCGGCGCAACGCCGAGACGTACCTCATGCTCTCGGCCGAGCACGCCGCGCTCGAGCGCTAA